The following proteins are encoded in a genomic region of Pirellulales bacterium:
- the flhB gene encoding flagellar biosynthesis protein FlhB: MADGEKSQDPTPHRREQAREEGQVVHSQDLAAAVLLLIALVVLLNLGSWIVQFFLGLGEEHWGGSAWIALDPDTFVNHWWQVLAGLARALVPLLGILFLAGILVHLFQVGILFLPDKLLPDFSRINPLEGFGRLFSWQSVVTVALGLFKIGVVGTVAYVTFRSQETAMLNLAGRDIPEIALFLVETVLWTCIKVTAALVILAMLDYFYQYWRHEQNLKMSPDEIREEMKNQQGDPQTIARRRQIQRQLAASRLKSAVPKADVVITNPTELAIAIQYDATTMHAPIVVAKGAGVVAQRIRKLALEHGIPVIEKKPLAQALFKEVDLNHPIPDKMYAAVAEILAYVYQLKGKNMPEK; the protein is encoded by the coding sequence ATGGCTGACGGTGAAAAGTCCCAGGATCCGACACCCCATCGCCGCGAGCAAGCGCGCGAGGAGGGGCAGGTCGTCCACAGCCAGGACCTGGCCGCGGCGGTGCTCTTACTTATCGCGCTGGTTGTCTTACTCAATCTTGGTTCGTGGATCGTCCAATTTTTCCTGGGTCTGGGAGAAGAACATTGGGGAGGTTCGGCCTGGATCGCGCTGGACCCCGATACTTTTGTCAATCATTGGTGGCAGGTATTGGCCGGATTAGCGCGGGCGCTGGTCCCTCTTTTGGGCATTTTATTTTTGGCCGGAATCCTTGTTCATTTATTTCAGGTGGGAATTCTCTTTCTGCCGGATAAGCTGCTGCCGGACTTTAGCCGGATCAATCCGCTGGAGGGATTTGGGCGGTTGTTTTCCTGGCAAAGCGTGGTCACGGTCGCGCTGGGGCTATTTAAAATTGGCGTGGTGGGGACGGTGGCGTATGTGACGTTTCGCAGCCAAGAGACCGCCATGCTGAATCTGGCGGGGCGCGATATCCCCGAAATCGCGTTGTTCTTGGTGGAGACGGTGCTTTGGACCTGTATCAAGGTGACCGCCGCGCTCGTGATCTTGGCGATGTTGGACTATTTTTATCAGTATTGGCGGCACGAGCAAAACTTAAAAATGTCTCCCGATGAAATTCGCGAGGAGATGAAAAACCAGCAGGGGGATCCGCAAACGATTGCCCGGCGGCGGCAAATTCAACGGCAGTTGGCGGCTAGTCGGCTGAAGTCCGCCGTGCCCAAGGCGGACGTGGTTATCACCAACCCCACCGAGTTGGCGATTGCCATTCAGTACGATGCGACCACCATGCATGCGCCTATCGTCGTCGCCAAAGGGGCCGGCGTGGTCGCACAGCGTATTCGCAAACTGGCCCTAGAGCATGGCATCCCGGTGATAGAGAAAAAACCGCTCGCCCAGGCGTTGTTTAAGGAAGTCGACCTGAACCATCCGATCCCGGACAAGATGTACGCGGCGGTGGCCGAAATCCTCGCTTATGTGTATCAATTGAAAGGGAAGAACATGCCGGAGAAATAA
- a CDS encoding GNAT family N-acetyltransferase: MFTILPATPVDVSVLLTLIRELAQYEQLAHTVTATEKDLRAALFGPDPVAAALVARLSPGNSPMTDQTMADSPASPPPDSPLAVATNPDAIVAGFALYYRSFSTFVGRAGIYLEDIYVRPVFRRHGLGKQLFTRVAQIAVTQQAGRMEWAVLNWNQPARAFYESLGAVPMKEWTTMRLSGEELRRVGGSE; encoded by the coding sequence ATGTTTACAATTCTTCCCGCCACGCCCGTGGATGTGTCGGTGCTTTTGACGCTGATTCGGGAATTGGCCCAATACGAGCAACTCGCCCACACCGTCACGGCGACCGAGAAGGACCTGCGGGCGGCGCTCTTTGGCCCGGATCCCGTGGCGGCGGCACTGGTCGCTCGATTATCCCCTGGCAATTCCCCCATGACCGATCAGACCATGGCGGACTCTCCCGCCAGCCCGCCACCGGACTCTCCATTGGCGGTGGCGACCAACCCGGATGCCATTGTGGCGGGGTTTGCCTTGTATTATCGGTCGTTTTCCACCTTTGTGGGGAGGGCGGGAATCTACCTAGAGGATATTTACGTCCGCCCCGTGTTTCGGCGGCATGGGCTGGGGAAGCAGCTTTTTACCAGGGTCGCCCAAATCGCTGTCACCCAGCAGGCTGGCCGGATGGAATGGGCGGTGCTGAATTGGAACCAGCCCGCCCGGGCGTTCTATGAATCGCTGGGGGCAGTGCCAATGAAAGAGTGGACCACGATGCGACTGAGCGGGGAGGAGTTGCGCAGGGTGGGGGGGAGCGAATAA
- a CDS encoding DUF1598 domain-containing protein, with protein MSLTMRGLLVVCGLWVFGLSPALSYGQMPGMPASPEGLGGPSLTGAGVVVDADGVLRMQQNPDKTGTLTRQRMQAAKAALDPKVAKKSPLRKISLNRLEAALKARLDNGQKPTEDMQFLAGLTRVQYVFFIPETNDVILAGPAEGYVTNLVGRTQGLESGRPVLQLEDLVVALRAFFNDHNNPAPLIGCSIDPTKEGLANMQAFLRNMGSRATPNQTQFITNGLKESLGLQVVKLVGIPAKSHFAQVLVEADYRMKLLGIGLEPIPVKGMQSYAARANPAAISKNALARWYFVPDYQCVKVAEDDLAMELVGDGVKLVGADELVQADGTRAKSAAVDLASKGFTTDFTKNYAKIANQISVYWQMRNLIDLTVAVAFIKDRGYAEKAGWNMSTFLSEKDYSVETQNVPAQVETAVAAFWKGNRLVTPIGGGVHIEPAEAIKSANMQNDKDGTVAKARESINVKDLPADQWWWD; from the coding sequence ATGAGCTTGACCATGCGCGGGTTGCTCGTGGTGTGTGGGTTGTGGGTATTTGGTCTGTCGCCGGCGTTGTCTTATGGCCAAATGCCCGGCATGCCCGCCAGTCCTGAAGGCCTGGGGGGGCCTAGCCTTACCGGGGCCGGTGTCGTCGTTGATGCCGATGGCGTGTTGCGGATGCAACAAAACCCGGACAAGACCGGCACGCTGACGCGTCAGCGGATGCAAGCCGCCAAGGCCGCGCTTGATCCCAAAGTGGCCAAGAAATCTCCCCTGCGCAAGATTTCACTGAATCGACTAGAGGCCGCCCTCAAAGCTCGCTTGGACAATGGCCAAAAGCCGACCGAGGACATGCAGTTCCTGGCCGGTCTAACGCGCGTCCAATATGTGTTCTTTATTCCCGAAACCAACGATGTCATCCTGGCCGGTCCCGCCGAAGGCTATGTTACTAATCTGGTTGGCCGCACCCAGGGGCTGGAATCTGGCCGCCCCGTGCTGCAGTTGGAAGACCTGGTCGTGGCCCTGCGGGCGTTTTTTAACGATCATAACAATCCCGCGCCGCTGATTGGTTGCTCCATCGACCCCACCAAAGAAGGTCTGGCCAATATGCAGGCGTTCTTGCGAAATATGGGCTCCCGCGCGACCCCAAACCAAACGCAATTCATCACGAATGGCCTCAAGGAAAGCTTGGGTCTGCAAGTGGTCAAACTGGTCGGCATTCCCGCTAAGTCGCATTTTGCCCAAGTGTTGGTCGAGGCGGACTATCGCATGAAACTTCTGGGCATCGGCCTGGAACCGATCCCAGTCAAGGGGATGCAAAGCTACGCCGCCCGGGCAAATCCGGCCGCTATTTCCAAGAACGCCCTGGCCCGCTGGTACTTTGTGCCCGATTATCAATGTGTCAAAGTGGCCGAGGACGATTTGGCGATGGAGTTGGTGGGGGACGGTGTTAAGTTGGTGGGAGCGGATGAGTTGGTACAGGCGGATGGCACGCGGGCCAAATCTGCCGCGGTCGATCTGGCCAGCAAAGGTTTTACCACGGACTTTACCAAGAATTACGCCAAGATCGCCAATCAAATCAGTGTTTATTGGCAGATGCGGAACTTGATCGATCTGACGGTGGCGGTGGCCTTTATTAAGGATCGCGGCTATGCTGAAAAGGCTGGCTGGAATATGAGCACCTTCCTCAGCGAAAAAGATTACTCCGTCGAGACCCAAAATGTTCCCGCCCAAGTTGAAACCGCGGTGGCGGCGTTTTGGAAAGGGAACCGCCTGGTCACGCCAATCGGCGGCGGGGTGCACATTGAACCAGCCGAGGCGATCAAAAGCGCCAACATGCAAAACGACAAGGACGGGACCGTCGCCAAAGCGCGGGAATCCATTAATGTCAAAGATCTCCCCGCTGATCAGTGGTGGTGGGACTAA
- a CDS encoding sulfotransferase: protein MSDLATSPVPANPSPPSTATAGGGPHSSRSDSRAGAKGTSLPPANPEPAFHPYPLWCPRFWHGMTLGVWLRLIFRHGLRIHWQRWPMAVAITILAAINSLLGGMQWLLGLIWPRVFADGAADPHAHEPIFILGHWRSGTTHLHELLVQDKRFGYPTTYECFAPAHFLLTEWATPLLKIFLPKKRPMDNMAAGWDHPQEDEFALCNLGVGSPYIQMAFPNEPSYAEDFLDLRGLTPAQLAGWKGGLVWFLRRVATKQRKPLVLKSPPHTARMRTLLELFPRAKFIHIVRDPLAVFPSTVRLWKSLAGIQGLQIARNEGLEESILANFTRMYAAFDADRTLVPAAQFYEVKYEDLVANPLATLETLYRELQLGDFAAVRPAVAAYLETQKDYKTNQLQTSPELREKITTAWGEWMKKFGYASEC, encoded by the coding sequence ATGTCCGATCTTGCCACTTCCCCGGTCCCCGCAAATCCCAGTCCCCCCTCCACCGCGACGGCCGGGGGCGGGCCACACTCATCCCGCTCCGATTCCCGCGCGGGCGCAAAGGGAACCTCTTTGCCCCCTGCCAACCCCGAACCCGCCTTTCATCCCTATCCCCTGTGGTGTCCGCGCTTTTGGCATGGGATGACCCTGGGCGTGTGGCTGCGATTGATTTTTCGGCATGGGTTGCGGATTCATTGGCAGCGCTGGCCCATGGCGGTGGCGATCACCATTTTGGCCGCGATCAATTCGCTGTTGGGAGGGATGCAGTGGTTGTTGGGGCTGATTTGGCCGCGCGTCTTTGCCGATGGCGCCGCCGATCCCCACGCGCATGAGCCAATCTTTATCCTGGGTCATTGGCGCAGCGGCACGACGCATCTGCACGAGTTATTGGTTCAGGACAAACGGTTTGGCTATCCCACCACGTATGAGTGTTTTGCCCCAGCGCATTTTTTACTGACGGAATGGGCCACGCCCCTACTAAAAATCTTTTTGCCCAAGAAACGTCCGATGGACAACATGGCGGCGGGTTGGGACCATCCGCAGGAAGACGAATTTGCCCTGTGCAACTTGGGCGTGGGATCACCCTATATTCAAATGGCGTTTCCCAACGAACCGAGCTATGCAGAGGATTTTTTGGATCTGCGGGGGTTAACGCCAGCGCAACTCGCTGGCTGGAAGGGGGGCCTGGTCTGGTTTTTACGCCGGGTGGCGACAAAACAGCGCAAACCGCTGGTGCTCAAATCTCCACCGCATACCGCGCGGATGCGGACCCTCTTGGAATTATTTCCGCGGGCCAAGTTTATCCATATTGTCCGTGATCCGCTGGCCGTGTTTCCCTCCACGGTCCGATTGTGGAAGTCGCTCGCGGGGATTCAAGGATTGCAAATTGCCAGAAACGAAGGGTTGGAAGAGTCGATCCTGGCAAATTTTACACGGATGTACGCCGCGTTTGACGCGGATCGGACGCTCGTGCCGGCGGCGCAGTTCTACGAGGTAAAGTACGAGGACCTAGTGGCAAATCCGTTGGCGACTCTGGAGACGCTGTATCGCGAATTACAGTTGGGGGACTTTGCGGCGGTCCGTCCGGCGGTGGCGGCGTACCTGGAAACCCAAAAAGATTATAAAACCAATCAACTGCAAACCAGCCCGGAACTGCGGGAAAAAATCACCACCGCCTGGGGCGAGTGGATGAAAAAGTTTGGGTATGCGAGCGAGTGTTAG